CACCCACCGTTAAAGCGGCCCgagaaggcagaaggaaagctggaggcaatctgttctgcagcaggcaTGCCCCACCACCTGCTACCACACCGAGCAGAGATCCACGGTCTCAGGCACATCTTCTTGGCAGGTTTCTGTGAACCCGTCTCCAAACCCCTCTGCCTCCACCAGCTGGGGTTTCTGGTTGCACATGGGACACAGCTGGTTGCGGATGGCTGATGATCTCATCCAAATGATGAGGTTCCAGCGTTCCCCCGAGGCAATGGGAAGCGCCCCGTGGATCTGCCCTCCTCGGTGCAACAGCCCCTGAGTTCTCACGTGTTCCACCTCTATGTAATTTGGCACAGGGGAAGGATCCTGGAACAAAGGCAGGTGGATACGGCATTACACCAGAAAGTCCCTAAAAGAACACTACTCAAGTAGTTGAATTTTCTTCGCCCACAGTTCAACCACTTCTTCAACCACAGTAAGCCATTTTCAGTGCCAGGTCCAGAGGGAATTTAAAGGCAGAGTTtcagtaataattaaaaaaaagttttaccccgtgtggggtttttttattcctctcttgTGAGGAATCCCCTGGAAATAGGGACTATGGAATTAAGTCTCGTCTGAAGTAACTTGTGTGTGTCTCTCTCTCAGCACCTCCCTGgtcattattttccatgtggGAGGACAGGTTGGTTTGCTTCACTCCAGCTTCTACTACAATAGCTGCCTCTGTCCTCTCTTTGAATTGGCTGCAATTAGCTTGAATATTGCTAACTTGCTTGTAGCAGAAGAGGTCCCTACATAACCACTACATTTTAGAAAAGGGGAAGAGACCGACTAGTTTCAACTGTCAGAAGTGAGCAACTGCTTTTTAGAACAGTTAATGCCTTGAAACTGCAGGACAAAGGGGAATAGAAGCAGGGTCCAGGTGAGGAATGTGCTCAGTACCTGTCTGAAATCCCCGAAGTACAAATTGCCTTCCGTGAAGTCTTTTCCCAGTGAAACATTTAGGGTGACTTCTGCATTGTCATAATGAGAGCTCAGATCCAGATCTTCATGCAGCGAGTACTTGACAACAAATGCTTTATGGCTGTCCAGACAAGCACCCCCCAAGTCAGGATAAAGCAGGGCTGTGATGGGACGCAGGTATTTTTCACGCAGGGGTGTGATGAAATTTTCATCCATCCCTAGCTCATTGAGCAAAACCTGTCCCAAAGAGAGGAGATGGAAACAGCTGACCAGCAGCTGGGTGCATCTGCTGCTTcatcagagcagctgctgagctgtcttgctctcttccagctctgctgcttgctcAAAGAAAGGACCAAAGAGCTCCAGgtacagggaaaggaaagaggatcAAGGTAGAAAGTGATGGTGAACAGAGTGATCCAAAGTTGAGTGTCCTTTAAAAACAGGCTCCTTGATTTAAACGTGTTGCTTAAATGCAAGGTGCTCATTGCTCTGAGATACCAGATCCCACCCCTTCTCCCTGCTTTTGCCCATCCTTTTGCCTCTGGACAAATAACATGCATTCCTTCAACCTTTTCATTCCAAAGAGTCTGTACTCAAACTATGCTGCGCTCAAATTATAGACAGTTTGGAATGGAAAGGATTGTGAAGCGAGGAGGTAAACAGCATGCTAAAGAAGCACAAGAGCTGGCGAGTCCTACCCCATAGTTATTCATGCTGTTGGGCCGGCCTCTAGGCATGTCCGACTGCTCAAAGTTCTCCAGCTCCTCAATAAAGGCTTGGCAGAACTCCTCCGTGAATACTGGGAGTCGATAGATCCGCTTATCTGTGAAGAAAAGGGAGACAGTGTTTGCTGGGGAAAATAACAGGAAAGTCTTCTTGGCTGTTGTGTTTTCTAGCTAGTCTATGCTGGTGTTGGTGAGAACGCAGCGCCCACGCTTTTCACGTTGTGCTCTAGCTGCGCAAGGAGTTGGCACTGTTCTGCAGGATCAGCTCTGGGATggatttgttatttttcatgttgaCCCCTTGCTTCCATGCTTCCCCATCCAGTTGTGAGACCCAGCACCAATTTAAATGCCTACTGTAGATGCCAAGGAATTGCTCTAAGAGGGTCCAGAAGCTGTAGAGGGAGGACAGTAAATCAACAACTCATCACTGGCAGTCCCTGTGGATGAAAGGGATGGACTCAAGGTCATGGGGAATTTACTTGTCCAGCCCAGCTTTCTGGGAAGGCCAGCCCATGTGTGCTGCCTTTAGGGTAGAGCCCTAAAGGTCTAAGAAGAGCTCAGTATTAAGGATATAGGAGCTGAGATAAAGACTGTGTGAAAAAGTGATGTGCCTGCAAAATACTTCTTGGGAAAATAATCAACAGGAGCCTTGTACACGTttgtctctttttgttttgagaaaaagaGGCAACTTTGCAGCTTCCTCCCCAAATTTCATCAGTCTTTCTGGCAGGGAGAGATCTTCAAAAATGCCACTGGGGAAGCTGAAAGCCCAGATTTCTTTAAAAGGCTGAAAACTAGACTGAGAATATTTCAGCTCAGACTAACCAAAGGGAATTGTCTGAAACAGGGAAGCACTGGGGAGGGAAAACCAAGCCCCTCAAGCTAACGGTGTTCCTTCAGCAGATTCCCCTGTGAGGTTATGGTACATGCAaaaccccagccctgctgcagtgagAGCCTCTGATGAGACATCAGCAGACTGGgattggaaaagcagaaaacaggatCTCATCCACAACATAACTGCTGCACAATACTGCCTCTCCAGAGACTCTCGTCAAGCAGAAAATAACATCCTGCTTGTCCCGGCTGTGTATCAAAACCAAGCTGTCAAAGACAGGGCTTGGAAACAGCTGCCATCACTGAAGCTGCAGTGTCACATGGGTGTTCTCTGTTGATGATGGGTTGTTTTCTGTACCTGAGAAGGACTCGGTGTAGCGCAGGAGGCCATGGAGATTAGCATCCGGTGATATGCAGTATCTAACCATGTCTAGAAAATCTGGGGCAAGAAATGAATCCTGGTGCCAAGGGAAGGATGACAAATGTAAACAGAAACACAATTAGCTTGCACGGGCTTTTACAGCTCAAGAGGGAAACAGACTTCCATaaacacacaggaaaatatGTAGAGTCTAGGGAGCAAGGCTGACAGTTGCACTTGGGTTACATTCATGGCAGGAAATGTTACCAGTAAGTTGTGTCTTCTTGTAGTTCATGGATATTTCTAAGTATAACTGGCCAGATTTATTCTTTGTGCAATGGAAAAGAGTCTGATTTGCGTTACAGACACCTAAGGAGTAAGTGCAAAGACATTCCTACAAGATTTATCATCTTCTCCTGGGCCCAACACAACAGAGCTCTGCTGTAGGTACTTTCCTGCACAGAATGTGAC
Above is a genomic segment from Numida meleagris isolate 19003 breed g44 Domestic line chromosome 14, NumMel1.0, whole genome shotgun sequence containing:
- the OGFOD2 gene encoding 2-oxoglutarate and iron-dependent oxygenase domain-containing protein 2 isoform X1, whose protein sequence is MHEVRGKEGFSPPPISLFFTPREFSDAPSRAPEALWRRTRARAPAGNMAAGRPFRACACFFSANIFVRRCGMHVCYRDEQQLRRDYGRALRERGCGSEEQMAAVLREIEAEVQRRKQLVHQSAERKAIISQCYKRKHSEVYTLQDSFLAPDFLDMVRYCISPDANLHGLLRYTESFSDKRIYRLPVFTEEFCQAFIEELENFEQSDMPRGRPNSMNNYGVLLNELGMDENFITPLREKYLRPITALLYPDLGGACLDSHKAFVVKYSLHEDLDLSSHYDNAEVTLNVSLGKDFTEGNLYFGDFRQDPSPVPNYIEVEHVRTQGLLHRGGQIHGALPIASGERWNLIIWMRSSAIRNQLCPMCNQKPQLVEAEGFGDGFTETCQEDVPETVDLCSVW
- the OGFOD2 gene encoding 2-oxoglutarate and iron-dependent oxygenase domain-containing protein 2 isoform X2 yields the protein MSSNLLLGTHGSAATTTSSSATCSEDSMAAVGARAGRAPDTPLPPRARPRTEGGGAATRRRDRLQRAAPSVRAWKRGQRLAVAVRALRERGCGSEEQMAAVLREIEAEVQRRKQLVHQSAERKAIISQCYKRKHSEVYTLQDSFLAPDFLDMVRYCISPDANLHGLLRYTESFSDKRIYRLPVFTEEFCQAFIEELENFEQSDMPRGRPNSMNNYGVLLNELGMDENFITPLREKYLRPITALLYPDLGGACLDSHKAFVVKYSLHEDLDLSSHYDNAEVTLNVSLGKDFTEGNLYFGDFRQDPSPVPNYIEVEHVRTQGLLHRGGQIHGALPIASGERWNLIIWMRSSAIRNQLCPMCNQKPQLVEAEGFGDGFTETCQEDVPETVDLCSVW
- the OGFOD2 gene encoding 2-oxoglutarate and iron-dependent oxygenase domain-containing protein 2 isoform X3: MAAVLREIEAEVQRRKQLVHQSAERKAIISQCYKRKHSEVYTLQDSFLAPDFLDMVRYCISPDANLHGLLRYTESFSDKRIYRLPVFTEEFCQAFIEELENFEQSDMPRGRPNSMNNYGVLLNELGMDENFITPLREKYLRPITALLYPDLGGACLDSHKAFVVKYSLHEDLDLSSHYDNAEVTLNVSLGKDFTEGNLYFGDFRQDPSPVPNYIEVEHVRTQGLLHRGGQIHGALPIASGERWNLIIWMRSSAIRNQLCPMCNQKPQLVEAEGFGDGFTETCQEDVPETVDLCSVW